A section of the Chloroflexota bacterium genome encodes:
- a CDS encoding ParB/RepB/Spo0J family partition protein — translation MTSSKRRGLGKGLGALIPGAERPPGLIEVPLDAIVPNPLQPRQSQDSEALQELADSIREHGILQPLIVTALAEPEGEAEYRLIAGERRWRAARLAGLDRVPVLVKEASPGETLQLGLVENIQRADLNPLEEAAAYQQLIDEFGLTQEMVAERVGRSRVAVANALRLLRLPQKVKAALGSGEISEGHARALLGLEGTEDQIEALEIVLKRGLSVRQTEELVRHWTKRDTSTKETSTSLVTPALRALEDRFRSALGTKVNLIRGKQGGRLIIHFYSEEELQALYDKIVGVE, via the coding sequence ATGACATCGAGCAAACGGAGGGGTCTCGGCAAGGGGTTAGGTGCACTGATACCCGGTGCAGAGAGACCACCAGGGCTCATCGAGGTGCCTCTAGATGCGATTGTACCGAACCCACTTCAGCCGCGCCAATCTCAGGACTCTGAAGCGCTCCAGGAATTGGCTGACTCCATTCGGGAGCATGGTATTCTCCAACCTCTCATTGTAACAGCGCTGGCTGAGCCTGAGGGTGAAGCAGAATATCGTCTCATAGCAGGGGAACGGCGTTGGAGGGCAGCTCGGTTGGCAGGCTTAGACCGAGTGCCTGTTCTGGTCAAAGAGGCTTCGCCGGGTGAGACCTTGCAACTAGGACTCGTTGAAAACATCCAGCGTGCTGACCTGAATCCATTGGAGGAAGCGGCGGCTTATCAGCAACTCATTGATGAATTCGGATTGACACAAGAGATGGTGGCGGAACGCGTGGGCCGTAGTCGTGTCGCCGTTGCCAATGCATTGCGGCTCCTAAGGCTGCCGCAGAAGGTGAAGGCTGCGTTGGGTAGCGGCGAGATCAGCGAAGGACATGCTCGGGCACTTTTAGGATTAGAGGGAACGGAAGATCAAATCGAGGCTCTGGAGATCGTACTTAAGAGAGGCCTTTCCGTGCGCCAGACCGAAGAACTGGTACGACACTGGACCAAGAGAGATACATCCACGAAGGAAACATCCACATCTCTAGTTACGCCGGCACTAAGAGCACTAGAGGATCGTTTCCGCAGCGCGCTGGGAACGAAGGTGAACCTGATACGCGGTAAGCAGGGTGGGCGACTGATCATTCATTTCTATTCTGAGGAGGAACTACAAGCCTTGTACGATAAAATCGTAGGCGTAGAGTAG
- the prfA gene encoding peptide chain release factor 1, with product MLDELALVEERYEELNRLLADPSVMADPSKLRLYSQEQAGLQELVNKYRDYKAVLNELDATRAMLREESSDELRTLIEEEIAQLEDRVARLEKELKLLLLPVDPRDERNVIVEIRAGTGGEEAALFAADLYRMYTRYAERLGWKTELLSTNRTGIGGFKEVIFAVRGKGAYSRLKYESGVHRVQRVPITEASGRIHTSTATVAVLPEADEVEVAIKPDDLRIDVYRSSGHGGQSVNTTDSAVRITHLPTGMVVTCQDERSQLQNKMRAMSILRARLYEMEQRRRDSELDEARRSQVGTGERSEKIRTYNFPQNRVTDHRINRSIYRLESVLEGDLDEFIEELAAQEQARKLQQSGLG from the coding sequence CTGTTGGACGAATTGGCGTTGGTTGAAGAGCGCTACGAAGAATTGAATCGTCTGCTGGCCGATCCTTCCGTAATGGCTGACCCCAGCAAATTGCGGCTATATAGCCAGGAACAGGCTGGGCTACAAGAGTTGGTGAACAAGTATCGCGATTATAAAGCGGTACTCAATGAGCTGGACGCCACTCGTGCTATGTTGAGAGAGGAATCGTCTGACGAGTTACGCACTTTGATCGAGGAGGAAATCGCACAACTCGAGGATCGTGTTGCTAGGCTTGAGAAAGAACTAAAGCTTTTGCTTTTACCCGTAGATCCCCGTGACGAACGCAACGTTATCGTCGAAATCCGCGCTGGGACCGGCGGCGAGGAGGCAGCACTCTTTGCGGCGGATTTGTATCGGATGTACACGCGTTATGCTGAAAGACTTGGGTGGAAGACCGAGTTACTGAGCACCAACCGCACTGGTATCGGTGGGTTCAAAGAAGTGATCTTTGCAGTAAGAGGTAAGGGGGCTTATTCGCGTCTGAAGTATGAGAGTGGTGTGCACAGGGTGCAACGTGTCCCGATCACCGAGGCTAGTGGACGCATCCATACCTCTACTGCTACAGTGGCCGTGCTGCCAGAAGCCGACGAAGTAGAGGTAGCGATCAAGCCCGACGATTTGCGCATAGACGTATATCGGTCCTCTGGTCACGGTGGTCAAAGCGTGAATACGACCGACTCTGCGGTGCGCATCACTCACTTGCCTACGGGTATGGTAGTTACCTGCCAAGATGAACGCTCGCAACTCCAAAACAAGATGCGCGCTATGTCCATTTTACGCGCGCGCCTCTATGAAATGGAACAACGACGCCGCGACAGCGAGCTGGATGAAGCCCGTCGTTCCCAGGTTGGTACTGGTGAACGCAGTGAAAAGATACGCACATACAACTTTCCCCAAAATCGCGTTACAGATCATCGAATCAACAGAAGCATCTACCGCTTGGAGAGCGTTCTGGAAGGTGATCTGGATGAATTCATCGAAGAACTCGCGGCCCAGGAACAGGCCAGAAAGTTACAGCAGTCCGGTTTAGGTTGA
- the prmC gene encoding peptide chain release factor N(5)-glutamine methyltransferase: MSRTTLFNGNSLRDVKEALNWANVRLASAKIEDSRLDAEVLLAHVMSTTRAWLAAHPESMLSVSQRQHFIDLVLRRTCHEPVAYLIGSRPFYGLDFYVDQRVFIPRPETELLVEVAIAEGKKRLQNGRSLVAADIGTGCGAIAIAFAQYVPGAVVYATDISTDALEVAMINATRLGAEGIHFLEGDLLTPLPELIDLLLANLPYIATDEFPSLPSDVLDYEPRLALDGGADGLNLIHRLLAQFPGHIRSGATALLEIGAGQGPTIVALANEYLPGATVMLMKDCANLDRLVRIDLP; this comes from the coding sequence TTGAGCAGAACGACATTATTCAATGGGAATTCTCTTCGGGATGTGAAAGAGGCGCTGAATTGGGCTAACGTGCGCCTTGCCTCTGCAAAGATCGAAGATAGTCGATTGGATGCCGAGGTACTCTTGGCACACGTGATGAGCACCACGCGCGCTTGGCTGGCGGCTCATCCAGAGAGTATGCTCTCGGTTTCGCAGAGGCAACATTTCATTGATTTGGTACTCCGTCGGACCTGCCATGAACCAGTCGCTTACCTGATAGGTTCTCGACCGTTCTACGGCCTGGACTTTTATGTGGATCAACGAGTGTTCATTCCGCGGCCAGAGACCGAGTTGCTAGTGGAAGTGGCCATTGCAGAAGGTAAGAAGCGGCTTCAAAACGGGCGATCTCTTGTGGCTGCTGATATTGGCACAGGCTGTGGGGCAATCGCTATTGCCTTCGCCCAATATGTCCCTGGCGCGGTTGTATACGCAACTGATATCTCCACTGACGCCCTAGAGGTGGCGATGATAAATGCCACCCGACTGGGGGCAGAGGGGATTCATTTCCTGGAGGGCGACTTGCTTACCCCGTTGCCAGAACTTATAGACTTGCTTTTAGCGAACCTACCATACATCGCTACCGATGAATTCCCATCCCTGCCTTCAGATGTACTTGACTATGAACCACGCTTGGCTCTCGATGGCGGTGCGGATGGCCTCAATCTAATACACCGTTTATTGGCTCAGTTTCCAGGGCATATCCGCAGTGGTGCAACCGCGCTACTGGAGATTGGGGCCGGGCAGGGACCAACGATAGTGGCATTAGCAAATGAGTACCTGCCAGGGGCTACCGTTATGTTGATGAAAGATTGCGCCAACTTGGATCGATTGGTGAGGATAGATTTACCGTGA
- a CDS encoding HAD family phosphatase, whose product MKTAYYQLLALDLDGTLVGADLLISPRVKTALAEAMRRGVRVTLATGRMLGVAVSFSRQLNITTPLICYQGALIQTAEANKPLFRQAVPLPLAREVVEFARRVNLPVGAQIDNSFYVERLRPADTAYIPSVPMEIQFLKVVDLMADLPGDPLKLVIFSDPDTIAYWLPRMVEEFTGRLNVMRSHPLLLEATHPNVSKGRALAWLAAYLGIPRERVMAIGDNDNDADMVAWAGWGVAMGNATPAVKAAADFVAPPLEEDGAAVAIEHFVLGREES is encoded by the coding sequence GTGAAAACCGCGTATTACCAACTCCTCGCTCTCGATTTGGATGGGACCCTCGTAGGCGCAGACCTACTGATATCACCGCGTGTCAAAACGGCGTTGGCCGAGGCCATGCGACGCGGGGTACGTGTTACTTTGGCAACCGGGCGTATGCTCGGCGTGGCTGTTTCCTTTTCCCGCCAGCTGAATATCACCACGCCCCTAATCTGCTACCAGGGAGCACTTATTCAAACCGCCGAGGCAAATAAACCTCTCTTCCGGCAGGCTGTTCCTTTACCACTTGCTCGAGAAGTAGTGGAATTCGCTCGGCGGGTGAATTTACCAGTGGGGGCCCAGATAGATAACAGTTTCTACGTCGAGCGACTCAGGCCTGCAGACACCGCCTATATTCCTTCTGTGCCTATGGAAATCCAGTTTCTCAAAGTGGTGGATTTGATGGCCGACTTGCCGGGAGACCCGCTGAAACTCGTCATATTCAGCGATCCGGACACCATCGCATACTGGCTACCGCGCATGGTCGAGGAGTTCACCGGTCGTTTAAATGTCATGCGCTCTCACCCTCTGCTTCTGGAAGCAACTCATCCCAATGTTTCTAAGGGCCGTGCGTTAGCGTGGCTGGCGGCTTATCTAGGGATACCTCGAGAGCGGGTGATGGCGATCGGCGACAATGACAACGACGCAGATATGGTAGCGTGGGCTGGGTGGGGTGTAGCCATGGGGAATGCTACTCCGGCGGTGAAAGCGGCTGCCGATTTCGTTGCCCCACCGCTGGAGGAGGACGGGGCAGCTGTAGCAATCGAGCACTTCGTGCTCGGAAGGGAGGAAAGTTGA